One Leptospira johnsonii genomic region harbors:
- a CDS encoding sensor histidine kinase codes for MRSSVFHLLLLLVFMGCSQKAEVYSPQAKDGILDLRDWDIDRFPTVALDGDWEFADAILAPETFSKDGIISVPGAWNSFTKNGNRHEGEGLGTYKLTVLLDKPVKDLAFQIGDVSTAFKLFLNGKLLIENGKIGNSRAQMLPSYKHPIVLIDEESKELKLTLQISNFYHITGGLRKSIKIGNTLAVFEEKKRQVALGWVVFGATFFMGLYHLILFLMRRVDKSALWFGLFCIDLSIRGFFTGSVFIYEVTPDSLWVYIHKLDILTFVLALPLFSVFLKAVFPGEKFHYYFNYIFICVSFVFFILVLALPSTEYMNYIRIFQGFVGVSILYFFIMIALCIFRRREGAILFALGSLILFLTTLNDILNQSLIIKAEYLASWGLLAFLFSQTVMLSVRFSNAFVRLEELQKSLEQKVSERTKELAEAKHIAEEANSLKDTFLSLVTHDLRSPITTVIGILQLIRNDYQQLDDESLLEWISRAEYTSSQSLEMIATLLDLNRLKSGSFPLDNSLIYVYPEVEGVLAKLLPQAEAKKIRVINEIPDDVKLNVDRTLFSEIFINLISNSIKFCRENDTIRIGLSNEKNDPEFFVEDTGIGIPKDMIPNLFLTEIKSTRLGTKNESGTGLGLPLVYSIIKAYNGKISVESVEKNGSKVTFCIPRV; via the coding sequence ATGAGATCATCCGTCTTTCATTTACTTCTTCTCTTGGTATTTATGGGATGTTCTCAAAAAGCCGAAGTCTATTCCCCACAAGCAAAAGACGGAATTTTAGATCTGAGAGATTGGGATATAGATCGTTTCCCTACTGTTGCCTTAGACGGAGATTGGGAATTTGCAGACGCCATCCTGGCTCCCGAAACTTTTTCCAAAGATGGAATCATTTCGGTCCCTGGAGCTTGGAACTCATTTACAAAAAATGGCAACCGACATGAGGGAGAAGGTCTTGGAACTTACAAACTCACAGTTCTATTGGACAAACCGGTAAAAGACCTAGCCTTTCAGATCGGAGACGTTTCCACAGCGTTCAAACTTTTTCTGAATGGAAAATTACTGATCGAGAATGGAAAGATCGGAAATTCAAGAGCCCAGATGCTTCCTTCTTATAAACATCCGATCGTACTCATAGACGAAGAATCCAAAGAATTAAAACTCACATTACAAATATCAAATTTTTATCATATAACAGGTGGACTCCGCAAATCCATTAAGATCGGAAATACATTAGCAGTATTCGAAGAAAAAAAAAGGCAGGTCGCACTTGGCTGGGTAGTTTTCGGCGCCACTTTCTTTATGGGTCTTTATCATTTGATCCTATTTCTGATGAGAAGAGTCGACAAATCGGCGCTTTGGTTCGGACTATTTTGCATTGATCTAAGTATCAGAGGATTTTTTACAGGCTCTGTATTTATTTACGAGGTCACACCGGATTCCCTTTGGGTGTACATCCATAAGCTGGACATTTTGACCTTTGTTTTGGCTCTTCCCTTATTTTCGGTCTTTCTGAAAGCGGTATTCCCAGGCGAAAAATTCCATTATTATTTTAATTATATATTCATATGTGTTAGTTTCGTATTTTTCATCTTAGTCCTTGCACTTCCTTCCACGGAATATATGAACTATATCAGGATATTCCAAGGTTTTGTAGGAGTAAGTATACTTTACTTTTTTATAATGATAGCTCTCTGTATATTCAGAAGGCGAGAAGGGGCCATTTTATTTGCACTAGGCTCCTTGATCTTATTTTTAACCACACTAAACGATATTTTGAATCAAAGTTTGATCATCAAAGCTGAATATTTGGCAAGCTGGGGCCTTCTCGCATTCTTATTTTCTCAGACAGTAATGCTTTCCGTCAGATTCTCCAATGCTTTTGTCAGATTGGAAGAACTCCAAAAATCCTTGGAACAAAAAGTATCGGAAAGAACCAAAGAATTAGCGGAAGCAAAACATATTGCAGAAGAAGCAAACTCGCTCAAGGACACATTCTTATCCTTGGTCACTCACGACTTAAGATCTCCAATCACAACCGTGATCGGCATCTTACAATTGATCCGAAACGATTACCAACAATTGGACGACGAATCACTATTAGAATGGATTTCCAGAGCAGAATATACTTCTTCTCAATCTTTGGAGATGATCGCAACACTCTTAGATTTGAATAGGCTCAAATCCGGTTCTTTTCCTCTGGACAATAGCCTTATCTATGTGTATCCGGAGGTGGAAGGTGTACTCGCCAAACTTCTTCCCCAAGCGGAAGCAAAAAAGATCCGGGTCATAAATGAGATCCCTGACGATGTGAAATTGAACGTAGATCGGACCTTATTCTCCGAGATATTCATCAATTTAATCTCCAATTCCATAAAGTTCTGTAGAGAGAATGATACCATCCGAATTGGTCTTTCTAATGAGAAAAATGATCCTGAATTTTTCGTAGAAGATACCGGCATCGGGATACCAAAGGATATGATCCCGAATCTATTTTTAACCGAGATCAAATCCACTCGATTGGGAACTAAGAATGAATCTGGGACCGGTTTAGGTCTGCCTTTGGTTTACAGTATTATAAAAGCGTATAATGGAAAAATTTCAGTGGAATCAGTGGAGAAAAATGGAAGCAAGGTCACATTCTGCATTCCCAGAGTCTAA